From the Sinorhizobium garamanticum genome, one window contains:
- a CDS encoding CobW family GTP-binding protein: protein MSKQSEPTPVTVLTGYLGAGKTTLLNRILTEPHGKKFAVIVNEFGEVGIDNDLIVESDEDVFEMNNGCICCTVRGDLIRIIEGLMRRRDRFDGILIETTGLADPAPVAQTFFVDEDVRSKTRLDSIITVVDAKHLLGEIDQAHEAQEQLAFADTIILNKTDLVNEDERAAVEERIRRINPTASILTSERCNVDIATLLDRKAFGLDRILEVEPDFLDEEHDHEHDDHVTSFSLVEREPMDPGKFLNWLQMTVQAFGIDMLRMKGIIAFAGDDDRFVVQAVHMLLEGDHQRPWKDSEERVTRLVFIGRNLPRDIISDGFAKCRAVRQAAE from the coding sequence ATGTCGAAGCAGAGCGAACCGACACCCGTGACAGTGCTGACCGGCTACCTTGGCGCCGGTAAAACCACGCTTCTCAACCGCATCCTGACGGAGCCGCACGGCAAGAAGTTCGCGGTGATCGTCAACGAGTTCGGCGAGGTCGGCATCGACAACGATCTCATCGTCGAATCCGACGAGGACGTATTCGAGATGAACAACGGCTGCATCTGCTGCACCGTGCGCGGCGATCTCATCCGTATCATCGAAGGGCTGATGCGCCGCCGCGACCGCTTCGACGGCATCCTGATCGAAACGACCGGCCTTGCCGACCCGGCGCCGGTGGCGCAGACCTTCTTCGTCGATGAAGACGTCCGCTCGAAGACCCGGCTCGATTCGATCATCACCGTCGTGGATGCCAAGCATCTTCTGGGGGAAATCGACCAGGCTCATGAGGCGCAGGAGCAACTGGCGTTTGCCGACACGATCATCCTCAACAAGACCGATCTGGTGAATGAGGACGAACGCGCGGCTGTGGAAGAGCGCATCCGCCGGATCAATCCGACCGCGAGCATCCTGACATCAGAGCGCTGCAACGTGGATATCGCCACCCTCCTGGATCGAAAGGCGTTCGGCCTCGACCGGATCCTCGAGGTCGAGCCCGATTTTCTGGACGAGGAACATGACCATGAGCACGACGATCACGTGACGAGCTTCTCGCTCGTCGAGCGTGAGCCCATGGATCCGGGCAAGTTCCTGAACTGGCTGCAGATGACCGTGCAGGCGTTCGGCATCGATATGTTGCGAATGAAGGGGATTATCGCCTTTGCCGGCGATGATGATCGCTTTGTCGTCCAAGCCGTCCACATGCTGCTGGAAGGCGATCACCAACGGCCGTGGAAGGACAGTGAGGAACGTGTCACACGCCTTGTCTTCATCGGCCGAAACCTCCCGAGGGACATCATCAGCGACGGCTTTGCGAAATGCCGAGCGGTGCGGCAGGCGGCCGAATGA
- the aztB gene encoding zinc ABC transporter permease AztB has product MAAGAVTTGKRKGPSRVFDWLISPFLQYGFMQRALFGSIVLSVSCAPVGVFLMLRRMSLTGDAMSHAILPGAALGFLLFGLDILPMTIGGLLVGLLVALGSGFVSRFTVQKEDASMAAFYLISLAVGVLLVSWRGSSVDLMHVLFGSVLALNNEALGLIVGIAVLTFVALIVFWRALVAECLDPLFLRSVSRMGGPVHLLFLVLVVLNLVGGFQALGTLLSVGLMMLPAVAARFWSNDVRGLCLIAIAIAVVSSLCGLLLSYHASMPSGPAIIMVAGVAYILSALFGRRGMLASALPSRRHKTA; this is encoded by the coding sequence ATGGCCGCGGGGGCGGTCACGACGGGGAAACGCAAAGGACCGTCGCGCGTGTTTGACTGGCTGATCTCTCCCTTCCTGCAATACGGTTTCATGCAGCGGGCGCTCTTCGGTTCGATCGTGCTCTCGGTGAGTTGCGCCCCGGTCGGCGTGTTCCTGATGCTGAGACGCATGAGCCTGACGGGCGATGCGATGTCGCATGCGATCCTGCCTGGTGCTGCGCTCGGCTTCCTGCTTTTCGGGCTCGATATCCTGCCGATGACGATCGGCGGGCTTCTTGTCGGCCTGCTGGTCGCGCTCGGTTCAGGCTTCGTGTCCCGCTTCACGGTGCAGAAGGAAGACGCATCGATGGCGGCCTTCTACTTGATCTCGCTCGCGGTCGGGGTGCTGCTCGTGTCCTGGCGCGGTTCCAGCGTCGATCTGATGCACGTGCTGTTCGGTTCCGTGCTTGCCCTCAACAACGAGGCACTGGGCCTCATCGTCGGCATTGCCGTCCTTACCTTCGTCGCCCTCATCGTCTTCTGGCGAGCGCTGGTGGCCGAGTGCCTTGATCCTCTGTTCCTGCGTTCGGTCAGCCGGATGGGCGGCCCAGTGCATCTGCTGTTCCTCGTGCTGGTCGTGCTCAATCTGGTCGGCGGGTTCCAGGCGTTGGGTACGCTGCTTTCGGTCGGTCTGATGATGCTTCCTGCGGTCGCCGCCCGCTTCTGGTCGAACGACGTGCGCGGACTCTGCCTGATCGCCATCGCTATTGCCGTCGTCTCGTCGCTATGCGGCCTCCTGCTCTCCTATCACGCATCCATGCCGTCCGGCCCGGCGATCATCATGGTCGCCGGCGTCGCCTACATCCTTTCCGCGCTTTTCGGCCGAAGGGGCATGCTCGCCAGCGCGCTTCCCTCTCGCCGCCATAAGACCGCCTGA
- the aztA gene encoding zinc ABC transporter ATP-binding protein AztA yields the protein MSDICLEFQNLTLGYQGHAAVHHLTGTVECGSLTAIVGANGSGKSTLMKGIAGILKPISGGCASKFKRLAYLPQQSELDRSFPARVVDLVALGFLQDRGLLGRVTEDDKAKLAACLEAVGLSGFEKRSLDSLSGGQMQRALFARTMLQDADLILLDEPFTAVDERTIRDLVLLVRQWAAEGRTVLCVLHDHVLVRAHFPQTLLIARKLVGWGPTPEILTPDKLLRARNFQEAWDETAGWCAESPVALHHTHGRGGGHDGETQRTVARV from the coding sequence ATGAGCGACATCTGCCTGGAATTCCAAAATCTGACGCTCGGCTATCAGGGCCACGCGGCAGTCCATCACCTTACCGGCACTGTCGAGTGCGGTTCGCTGACGGCGATCGTGGGTGCCAACGGTTCGGGCAAGTCGACGCTGATGAAGGGAATCGCCGGCATCCTGAAGCCGATCAGCGGCGGCTGTGCATCGAAGTTCAAGCGGCTCGCCTATCTTCCGCAGCAATCCGAACTGGACCGTAGCTTTCCGGCGCGGGTGGTCGACCTGGTAGCGTTAGGTTTCCTGCAGGACAGGGGCCTGCTCGGCCGAGTCACGGAAGACGACAAGGCGAAACTCGCGGCGTGTCTCGAAGCCGTTGGGCTCTCGGGTTTCGAGAAGCGCTCCCTCGACAGTCTCTCCGGCGGACAGATGCAGCGGGCCCTCTTCGCCCGTACCATGCTGCAGGATGCGGATCTGATCCTGCTGGACGAGCCGTTCACTGCGGTGGACGAGCGGACGATCCGCGATCTTGTTCTCCTGGTGAGGCAGTGGGCCGCCGAAGGCCGGACGGTCCTCTGCGTCCTTCACGACCATGTCCTCGTACGCGCGCATTTTCCGCAGACGCTGCTGATCGCCCGCAAGCTGGTCGGGTGGGGGCCGACGCCGGAGATCCTGACGCCGGACAAACTTTTGCGCGCCCGCAATTTCCAGGAGGCCTGGGACGAGACCGCCGGCTGGTGCGCAGAATCTCCGGTCGCGCTGCATCACACCCATGGCCGCGGGGGCGGTCACGACGGGGAAACGCAAAGGACCGTCGCGCGTGTTTGA
- the aztC gene encoding zinc ABC transporter substrate-binding protein AztC — protein MFRTLRFATYASLITLGGFASTASAAELKVVASFSIIADFARNVGGDRVDISTLVPADGDAHVYEPRPADVAALEQASVVLVNGLQFEGFMSRLIETSGAKAPVVEVSKGIEPLKSAEEEHHHHEGEEKVEAGHDHDHDAEEKAETGHDHGHEGHDHHGEFDPHAWQSIHNAQIYVKNIADAFCVADAAGCATYTANSEAYVAKLGELETEMKAVIATIPEGKRTIITSHDAFGYFERDYGLKFIAPEGVSTEAEASAADVAKLVDQVKEDKASAIFVENITNPRLVEQIASETGLTVGGTLYSDALSGPDGPASTYLDMFRSNVETIKSAILGS, from the coding sequence ATGTTCAGGACCTTGCGTTTTGCAACCTATGCCAGCCTCATCACGCTGGGCGGGTTTGCCTCCACCGCATCGGCCGCCGAGTTGAAGGTCGTCGCCAGTTTTTCGATCATCGCCGATTTCGCCAGAAACGTCGGTGGCGACCGGGTTGATATCTCGACGCTGGTTCCGGCCGATGGTGATGCGCATGTCTATGAACCGCGTCCCGCCGACGTCGCGGCCCTTGAGCAGGCGAGTGTCGTTCTCGTCAATGGATTGCAATTTGAAGGCTTCATGTCGCGCCTGATCGAGACGAGCGGTGCCAAGGCGCCGGTCGTCGAGGTGAGCAAGGGCATCGAGCCGCTGAAGTCGGCGGAAGAAGAGCACCATCACCACGAAGGTGAAGAAAAGGTCGAGGCGGGTCACGACCACGATCACGATGCTGAGGAGAAAGCCGAAACCGGTCACGATCATGGCCACGAAGGACACGATCATCACGGCGAGTTCGATCCGCATGCCTGGCAGTCGATCCACAATGCCCAAATCTATGTGAAGAACATCGCCGATGCCTTCTGCGTGGCGGACGCGGCTGGCTGCGCCACCTACACGGCCAATTCCGAAGCCTATGTGGCAAAACTCGGCGAGCTGGAGACCGAAATGAAGGCGGTGATCGCCACCATTCCAGAAGGTAAGCGCACCATCATCACCTCGCATGACGCCTTTGGCTATTTCGAGCGTGATTACGGCCTTAAGTTTATTGCGCCGGAAGGCGTTTCCACGGAAGCGGAAGCCTCCGCGGCCGATGTCGCCAAGCTCGTCGACCAGGTGAAGGAAGACAAGGCATCGGCAATCTTCGTCGAGAACATCACCAACCCACGGCTCGTCGAGCAAATTGCCAGCGAGACCGGGCTTACAGTCGGCGGCACGCTTTATTCCGACGCGCTCTCCGGCCCGGACGGTCCAGCATCCACATACCTAGACATGTTCCGCAGCAATGTGGAGACGATTAAGTCGGCCATTCTCGGCAGCTGA